One stretch of Astatotilapia calliptera chromosome 3, fAstCal1.2, whole genome shotgun sequence DNA includes these proteins:
- the LOC113013716 gene encoding myelin-oligodendrocyte glycoprotein-like has translation MSVFYCGLWTSILCSAFSVWTLAGGEVLVIGSNLPIVAAPGDDVILPCHLEPTFDVQGLTVEWSKPDLKPDPSDRLSRVEYVHLYRDRKEVPDMKMASYFRRTELFMDDMKHGNISLKILNVSEEDNGRYRCFIPKLQSRVKAAVVELVVGEKICFGDVCGSQQAKPR, from the exons ATGTCTGTCTTCTATTGTGGACTGTGGACTTCTATTCTGTGCTCGGCTTTCAGCGTGTGGACTCTGGCTGGAG GTGAGGTTCTGGTGATCGGTTCAAATCTTCCAATCGTTGCTGCTCCGGGTGATGATGTCATCCTGCCGTGTCACCTGGAGCCCACGTTCGATGTCCAGGGTCTGACGGTGGAGTGGTCCAAACCCGACCTGAAGCCCGACCCGTCGGACCGGCTGAGCCGAGTGGAGTACGTTCACCTGTACAGGGACAGGAAGGAGGTCCCCGACATGAAGATGGCCTCGTACTTCAGGAGGACGGAGCTGTTCATGGACGACATGAAACACGGGAACATTTCACTGAAGATCCTGAACGTGTCGGAGGAAGACAACGGCAGATACAGATGTTTCATCCCCAAGCTGCAGAGCAGAGTGAAAGCTGCTGTTGTTGAACTTGTAGTCGGTGAGAAGATTTGTTTTGGCGATGTTTGTGGTTCCCaaca AGCCAAACCACGTTAA
- the LOC113012671 gene encoding myelin-oligodendrocyte glycoprotein-like isoform X2: MSVYSSLGGDSSSLWTFILCSALLVWTPVQVIPTSRDGTGSLSRSPEVFSSQLGEVVVIGSNLPIIAAPGGDVILPCHLAPMFDVQGLTVEWSKPDLKPDPSDRLSRVEYVHLYRDRQEVPDMKMASYFRRTELFMDDMKHGNISLKILNVSEEDNGRYRCFIPKLQSRVKAAVVELVVDPNYWKISLTETPLHPRNVQTPDPEDTTQRNSRSRVAVLISIIITVSLLVVAALAAYFSRHHTKEAFGGPGDPKS; the protein is encoded by the exons ATGTCTGTGTACAGCTCGCTGGGTGGAGACTCATCCTCACTGTGGACTTTCATCCTGTGCTCAGCTTTGCTCGTCTGGACTCCCGTTCAAG ttattCCGACGTCCCGTGATGGTACAGGAAGTCTTTCTAGAAGTCCAGAAGTCTTCAGCAGCCAACTTG gtgaggttgtggTGATTGGTTCAAATCTTCCAATCATCGCTGCTCCGGGTGGTGATGTCATCCTGCCGTGTCACCTGGCGCCCATGTTCGATGTCCAGGGTCTGACGGTGGAGTGGTCCAAACCCGACCTGAAGCCCGACCCGTCGGACCGTCTGAGCCGAGTGGAGTACGTTCACCTGTACAGGGACAGGCAGGAGGTCCCCGACATGAAGATGGCCTCGTACTTCAGGAGGACGGAGCTGTTCATGGACGACATGAAACACGGGAACATTTCACTGAAGATCCTGAACGTGTCGGAGGAAGACAACGGCAGATACAGATGTTTCATCCCCAAGCTGCAGAGCAGAGTGAAAGCTGCTGTTGTTGAACTTGTAGTCG acccaAACTACTGGAAAATCTCATTGACAGAGACACCACTGCATCCCAGAAACGTCCAAACTCCAGATCCTGAGGACACGACTCAGAGaaaca GTCGGTCCAGGGTCGCTGTGCTGAtctccatcatcatcactgtttcTTTACTTGTAGTCGCTGCACTTGCTGCTTATTTCTCTCGCCATCACACAAAAG AAGCATTCGGGGGACCAGGGGATCCAAAGTCATAA
- the LOC113012671 gene encoding myelin-oligodendrocyte glycoprotein-like isoform X1: MSVYSSLGGDSSSLWTFILCSALLVWTPVQVIPTSRDGTGSLSRSPEVFSSQLGEVVVIGSNLPIIAAPGGDVILPCHLAPMFDVQGLTVEWSKPDLKPDPSDRLSRVEYVHLYRDRQEVPDMKMASYFRRTELFMDDMKHGNISLKILNVSEEDNGRYRCFIPKLQSRVKAAVVELVVDPNYWKISLTETPLHPRNVQTPDPEDTTQRNTGRSRVAVLISIIITVSLLVVAALAAYFSRHHTKEAFGGPGDPKS; encoded by the exons ATGTCTGTGTACAGCTCGCTGGGTGGAGACTCATCCTCACTGTGGACTTTCATCCTGTGCTCAGCTTTGCTCGTCTGGACTCCCGTTCAAG ttattCCGACGTCCCGTGATGGTACAGGAAGTCTTTCTAGAAGTCCAGAAGTCTTCAGCAGCCAACTTG gtgaggttgtggTGATTGGTTCAAATCTTCCAATCATCGCTGCTCCGGGTGGTGATGTCATCCTGCCGTGTCACCTGGCGCCCATGTTCGATGTCCAGGGTCTGACGGTGGAGTGGTCCAAACCCGACCTGAAGCCCGACCCGTCGGACCGTCTGAGCCGAGTGGAGTACGTTCACCTGTACAGGGACAGGCAGGAGGTCCCCGACATGAAGATGGCCTCGTACTTCAGGAGGACGGAGCTGTTCATGGACGACATGAAACACGGGAACATTTCACTGAAGATCCTGAACGTGTCGGAGGAAGACAACGGCAGATACAGATGTTTCATCCCCAAGCTGCAGAGCAGAGTGAAAGCTGCTGTTGTTGAACTTGTAGTCG acccaAACTACTGGAAAATCTCATTGACAGAGACACCACTGCATCCCAGAAACGTCCAAACTCCAGATCCTGAGGACACGACTCAGAGaaaca CAGGTCGGTCCAGGGTCGCTGTGCTGAtctccatcatcatcactgtttcTTTACTTGTAGTCGCTGCACTTGCTGCTTATTTCTCTCGCCATCACACAAAAG AAGCATTCGGGGGACCAGGGGATCCAAAGTCATAA
- the LOC113019007 gene encoding myelin-oligodendrocyte glycoprotein-like isoform X2: MSVCSPLSASLWTFILCSAFSVWTPVRGEVVVIGSNLPIIAAPGDDVILPCHLEPTFDVQGLTVEWSKPDLKPDPSDRLSRVEYVHLYRDRQEVPDMKMASYFRRTELFMDDMKHGNISLKILNVSEEDNGRYRCFIPKLRSRVKAAVVELVVDPTVSETSTMDMLLLPRNLQTPDPQDVTQRNGRSRVFVDVAFMALISVAAFAAYFSHRLVQKQKKHREDEGTQSQL; this comes from the exons ATGTCTGTGTGCAGCCCGCTCTCTGCCTCGCTGTGGACTTTTATCCTGTGCTCGGCTTTCAGCGTGTGGACTCCAGTTCGAG gtgaggttgtggTGATTGGCTCAAATCTTCCAATCATCGCTGCTCCTGGTGATGATGTCATCCTGCCGTGTCACCTGGAGCCCACGTTCGATGTCCAGGGTCTGACGGTGGAGTGGTCCAAACCCGACCTGAAGCCCGACCCGTCGGACCGTCTGAGCCGAGTGGAGTACGTTCACTTGTACAGGGACAGGCAGGAGGTCCCCGACATGAAGATGGCCTCGTACTTCAGGAGGACGGAGCTGTTCATGGACGACATGAAACACGGGAACATTTCACTGAAGATCCTGAACGTGTCGGAGGAAGACAACGGCAGATACAGATGTTTCATCCCCAAGCTGCGGAGCAGAGTGAAAGCTGCTGTTGTTGAACTTGTAGTCG ATCCAACTGTCTCTGAAACCTCGACGATGGACATGCTGCTGCTTCCTAGAAACCTCCAAACTCCTGATCCTCAAGATGTGACTCAGAGAAATG GTCGTTCCAGGGTCTTTGTGGACGTCGCTTTCATGGCCTTAATATCAGTTGCTGCTTTTGCAGCATATTTTTCCCATCGCCTGGTTCAGAAACAAAAA AAACATCGAGAGGATGAAGGGACCCAAAGCCAGCTATGA
- the LOC113019007 gene encoding myelin-oligodendrocyte glycoprotein-like isoform X1, whose protein sequence is MSVCSPLSASLWTFILCSAFSVWTPVRGEVVVIGSNLPIIAAPGDDVILPCHLEPTFDVQGLTVEWSKPDLKPDPSDRLSRVEYVHLYRDRQEVPDMKMASYFRRTELFMDDMKHGNISLKILNVSEEDNGRYRCFIPKLRSRVKAAVVELVVDPTVSETSTMDMLLLPRNLQTPDPQDVTQRNVGRSRVFVDVAFMALISVAAFAAYFSHRLVQKQKKHREDEGTQSQL, encoded by the exons ATGTCTGTGTGCAGCCCGCTCTCTGCCTCGCTGTGGACTTTTATCCTGTGCTCGGCTTTCAGCGTGTGGACTCCAGTTCGAG gtgaggttgtggTGATTGGCTCAAATCTTCCAATCATCGCTGCTCCTGGTGATGATGTCATCCTGCCGTGTCACCTGGAGCCCACGTTCGATGTCCAGGGTCTGACGGTGGAGTGGTCCAAACCCGACCTGAAGCCCGACCCGTCGGACCGTCTGAGCCGAGTGGAGTACGTTCACTTGTACAGGGACAGGCAGGAGGTCCCCGACATGAAGATGGCCTCGTACTTCAGGAGGACGGAGCTGTTCATGGACGACATGAAACACGGGAACATTTCACTGAAGATCCTGAACGTGTCGGAGGAAGACAACGGCAGATACAGATGTTTCATCCCCAAGCTGCGGAGCAGAGTGAAAGCTGCTGTTGTTGAACTTGTAGTCG ATCCAACTGTCTCTGAAACCTCGACGATGGACATGCTGCTGCTTCCTAGAAACCTCCAAACTCCTGATCCTCAAGATGTGACTCAGAGAAATG TAGGTCGTTCCAGGGTCTTTGTGGACGTCGCTTTCATGGCCTTAATATCAGTTGCTGCTTTTGCAGCATATTTTTCCCATCGCCTGGTTCAGAAACAAAAA AAACATCGAGAGGATGAAGGGACCCAAAGCCAGCTATGA
- the LOC113018995 gene encoding myelin-oligodendrocyte glycoprotein-like isoform X1 yields MSVYNSFFEDSSFLWTSILCSAFSVWTLVQGEVLVIGSNLPIIAAPGDDVILPCHLEPMFDVQGMTVEWSKPDLKPNPSDRLSRVEYVHLYRDRQEVPDMKMASYFRRTELFMDDMKHGNISLKILNVSEEDNGRYRCFIPKLRSRVKSAIVELIVDPNFAKTSTTETPLHFQTPDPQDVTPANAGRSRVSVVAVVITFMSVLVVVAFSACFSRCLHQKLNKLSEGKTTQSQV; encoded by the exons ATGTCTGTGTACAACTCGTTCTTTGAGGACTCTTCGTTCCTGTGGACTTCTATCCTGTGCTCGGCTTTCAGCGTGTGGACTCTGGTTCAGG GTGAGGTTCTGGTGATTGGGTCAAATCTTCCAATCATCGCTGCTCCGGGTGATGATGTCATCCTGCCGTGTCACCTGGAGCCCATGTTCGATGTCCAGGGTATGACGGTGGAGTGGTCCAAACCCGACCTGAAGCCCAACCCGTCGGACCGTCTGAGCCGAGTGGAGTACGTTCACCTGTACAGGGACAGGCAGGAGGTTCCCGACATGAAGATGGCCTCGTACTTCAGGAGGACGGAGCTGTTCATGGACGACATGAAACACGGGAACATTTCACTGAAGATCCTGAACGTGTCGGAGGAAGACAACGGCAGATACAGATGTTTCATCCCCAAGCTGCGGAGCAGAGTCAAGTCTGCAATCGTTGAACTTATAGTCG ATCCAAATTTTGCTAAAACCTCCACGACGGAGACGCCATTGCACTTCCAAACTCCAGATCCTCAGGACGTGACTCCAGCAAACG CAGGTCGATCCAGGGTCTCGGTGGTCGCCGTTGTCATCACCTTCATGTCGGTTCTGGTTGTCGTCGCTTTTTCTGCATGTTTCTCTCGCTGCCTTCATCAGAAATTAAAT AAGCTTTCAGAAGGCAAAACGACCCAAAGCCAAGTATAA
- the LOC113018995 gene encoding myelin-oligodendrocyte glycoprotein-like isoform X2 — protein sequence MSVYNSFFEDSSFLWTSILCSAFSVWTLVQGEVLVIGSNLPIIAAPGDDVILPCHLEPMFDVQGMTVEWSKPDLKPNPSDRLSRVEYVHLYRDRQEVPDMKMASYFRRTELFMDDMKHGNISLKILNVSEEDNGRYRCFIPKLRSRVKSAIVELIVDPNFAKTSTTETPLHFQTPDPQDVTPANGRSRVSVVAVVITFMSVLVVVAFSACFSRCLHQKLNKLSEGKTTQSQV from the exons ATGTCTGTGTACAACTCGTTCTTTGAGGACTCTTCGTTCCTGTGGACTTCTATCCTGTGCTCGGCTTTCAGCGTGTGGACTCTGGTTCAGG GTGAGGTTCTGGTGATTGGGTCAAATCTTCCAATCATCGCTGCTCCGGGTGATGATGTCATCCTGCCGTGTCACCTGGAGCCCATGTTCGATGTCCAGGGTATGACGGTGGAGTGGTCCAAACCCGACCTGAAGCCCAACCCGTCGGACCGTCTGAGCCGAGTGGAGTACGTTCACCTGTACAGGGACAGGCAGGAGGTTCCCGACATGAAGATGGCCTCGTACTTCAGGAGGACGGAGCTGTTCATGGACGACATGAAACACGGGAACATTTCACTGAAGATCCTGAACGTGTCGGAGGAAGACAACGGCAGATACAGATGTTTCATCCCCAAGCTGCGGAGCAGAGTCAAGTCTGCAATCGTTGAACTTATAGTCG ATCCAAATTTTGCTAAAACCTCCACGACGGAGACGCCATTGCACTTCCAAACTCCAGATCCTCAGGACGTGACTCCAGCAAACG GTCGATCCAGGGTCTCGGTGGTCGCCGTTGTCATCACCTTCATGTCGGTTCTGGTTGTCGTCGCTTTTTCTGCATGTTTCTCTCGCTGCCTTCATCAGAAATTAAAT AAGCTTTCAGAAGGCAAAACGACCCAAAGCCAAGTATAA